The genomic stretch ACGTGGTGGTGCCCAGCTGGATCATGTCGCCCGGGTTGAGCGCCACGGCCGAGACGCGCTGGCCGTTCACCATCGTGCCGTTGGTCGAACCCAGATCGGTCAGGACGACCTGGTTGCCGTCGTAATCCAGGCGGGCGTGCCGGCGCGAGATGCCGACGTCGGGCAGGCGCAGGTTGGCCTGGTCACCGCGGCCGATCACCGTCGAGCCCATCTGCAACGGATAAGTGCGGCCGTCACCCGAGATGAGGCCCACCCCACCGCGGCCGTTGGGCGCGCCGCCGTGCGGCGGCGGGTAGCCACCCGGCTGCTGCTGCTCGTACGGCGGGTACTGCGGGCCTGCGTCATACGCCGGCTGCTGCACCGGGGCGACCTCGCCGCCGGTGTAGACCTCGGCGGTGACCCGGAACATGCCCGTGTCGAGCCCGTCACCACGCTCGATCTCGACGATCACGTCGCCGTAGACCGTCCACGCCTGCTCCCCGATGAACTCGGCCTGGGACTGCGCCAGTTCCTGGGCGAGCGCGGCGGCGTAGGGCGCCAACCGGCTGTGGTCGTAGGGCGAAAGGTCGATCACGTAGCGGTTCGGCACGAGAGTCCGGCCACCGGCGAGGATGGCCTTGTGTGCCTCGGCCTCCCGCTGCATGGCATTCAGGATCTCCACCGGGTGCACGACACCCTTGAACACCTT from Paractinoplanes brasiliensis encodes the following:
- a CDS encoding FhaA domain-containing protein; translated protein: MSSEAEEEPVSVLQRFEKRLEGLVEGAFAKVFKGVVHPVEILNAMQREAEAHKAILAGGRTLVPNRYVIDLSPYDHSRLAPYAAALAQELAQSQAEFIGEQAWTVYGDVIVEIERGDGLDTGMFRVTAEVYTGGEVAPVQQPAYDAGPQYPPYEQQQPGGYPPPHGGAPNGRGGVGLISGDGRTYPLQMGSTVIGRGDQANLRLPDVGISRRHARLDYDGNQVVLTDLGSTNGTMVNGQRVSAVALNPGDMIQLGTTTLTFRVDG